A single Musa acuminata AAA Group cultivar baxijiao chromosome BXJ2-1, Cavendish_Baxijiao_AAA, whole genome shotgun sequence DNA region contains:
- the LOC103973335 gene encoding transcription factor bHLH84-like has translation MEFGGLVSEGSWSCFDSEVMTHLCDSHHFAEEQDQGLSMVTPAMLCSDHSSHSYSSYWPQYNSSSFLPHADYGGYSICTGEEQITAPSFPGDQFNLEVGGLFAKPPFPLLPCDHNAEATKKRVTTSELEMTGSGDGHTVSPNKKARAAASVPKKRKNPQPKKAQRTVATANEEEGNGELNSQSSSCYSSEEDCNGSQELLGSGITSSSSKATAGRGSSTDPQSLYARKRRERINERLRTLQSLVPNGTKVDLSTMLEEAVEYVKFLHLQIKLLSSDDLWMYAPIAYNGMSVGFDLNISP, from the exons ATGGAGTTTGGAGGCTTGGTCTCTGAAGGAAGTTGGAGCTGCTTCGACTCCGAGGTGATGACACACCTCTGCGACtcccaccattttgctgaggagcAAGATCAAGGCCTGAGCATGGTGACGCCTGCCATGCTCTGTTCTGATCACAGCTCCCATTCGTACTCTTCCTACTGGCCTCAATACAATTCTAGTAGTTTTCTTCCTCACGCCGACTACGGAGGCTACAGCATTTGCACTGGTGAGGAGCAGATCACCGCGCCATCCTTCCCGGGGGATCAATTCAATCTCGAAGTCGGAGGCTTGTTCGCGAAGCCGCCATTTCCCCTTCTTCCCTGTGATCACAACGCCGAGGCCACCAAGAAAAGAGTCACTACAAGTGAGCTTGAGATGACAGGAAGCGGGGATGGCCACACCGTCAGCCCCAACAAGAAGGCTCGGGCCGCCGCATCG GTGCCTAAGAAGAGGAAGAATCCACAACCCAAGAAAGCTCAGAGGACCGTTGCCACTGCCAATGAAGAAGAAGGCAATGGCGAGCTGAACTCACAAAGCTCCAGCTGCTACAGCTCGGAGGAGGACTGCAATGGTTCTCAGGAGCTGCTGGGTTCTGGGATCACAAGTTCTAGCTCGAAAGCAACAGCTGGTCGGGGTTCATCTACCGATCCCCAAAGCCTTTACGCGAGG AAGAGGAGAGAAAGAATCAATGAGAGGCTGAGGACATTACAGAGCCTGGTTCCAAATGGAACCAAA GTAGATCTCAGCACGATGCTTGAAGAAGCAGTTGAGTACGTGAAGTTCCTGCATCTCCAAATCAAG CTTTTGAGTTCTGATGACCTGTGGATGTATGCTCCTATCGCTTACAATGGGATGAGCGTCGGATTCGATCTAAATATCTCTCCATAG
- the LOC135598183 gene encoding uncharacterized protein LOC135598183: protein MASQAIEHHRKGAEVYHGDDVCREKTMQLLRELGLPSGLLPLEDIEEVGYNHDDGFVWLTQKKKMNHMFEEIKQLVSYAAEVTAFVEERKLKKITGVKARELLIWFTVVEVCVNDHSSGKKITFRTSTGLSETFPESAFEIDLHD, encoded by the coding sequence ATGGCATCCCAAGCCATCGAGCATCACCGCAAGGGCGCCGAGGTCTACCACGGAGACGACGTCTGCAGGGAGAAGACGATGCAGCTGCTCCGAGAGCTCGGCCTCCCCAGTGGCCTGCTGCCGTTGGAGGACATAGAAGAGGTCGGCTACAACCACGACGACGGCTTCGTGTGGCTgacacagaagaagaagatgaaccaCATGTTCGAGGAGATCAAGCAGCTGGTGTCATACGCCGCCGAGGTGACCGCCTTCGTGGAGGAGCGCAAGCTGAAGAAGATAACCGGCGTGAAGGCCAGGGAGCTGCTTATCTGGTTCACCGTCGTCGAGGTCTGCGTCAACGACCACTCCTCCGGGAAGAAGATCACCTTCAGGACTTCCACCGGGCTATCGGAGACCTTCCCGGAGTCTGCTTTCGAGATCGATCTCCACGATTGA